Proteins encoded together in one Falco peregrinus isolate bFalPer1 chromosome 2, bFalPer1.pri, whole genome shotgun sequence window:
- the RASL11B gene encoding ras-like protein family member 11B: MRLTQGMCTIAECAPGGEGCPAARPRLVKIAVVGGSGVGKTALVVRFLTRRFIGDYERNAGNLYSRHIQIDGEMLAIQVQDTPGVQIHEHSLDCNEQLNRCIRWADALVIVFSITDYKSYELLGHLYHHVRQLHPGNAVPVVIVANKADLLHIKEVEPQQGLQLANMLGCTFYEVSVSENYNNVFNAFHLLCKEVSKQQTTSTPERRRTSLIPRPKSPNMQDLKRRFKQALSAKVRTVTSV, encoded by the exons ATGCGCCTGACGCAGGGCATGTGCACCATCGCCGAGTGCGCGCCCGGCGGGGAgggctgccccgccgcccggccccgcctcGTCAAGATCGCCGTGGTGGGGGGCAGCGGCGTGGGCAAGACAG CGCTGGTGGTGCGGTTCCTCACCCGGCGGTTCATCGGCGACTACGAGAGGAACGCAG GTAATCTCTACAGCAGGCACATCCAGATAGATGGAGAGATGTTGGCCATTCAAGTGCAAGATACTCCAGGAGTTCAG ATCCATGAACACAGTCTGGATTGTAACGAGCAGCTGAACAGATGCATTCGCTGGGCAGATGCCCTGGTGATtgttttctccatcacagaCTATAAGAGCTACGAACTACTCGGTCACCTTTACCATCATGTTCGACAGTTGCATCCAGGAAATGCAGTCCCTGTTGTCATTGTTGCAAATAAAGCTGATCTCTTGCATATCAAAGAGGTGGAGCCTCAGCAGGGACTTCAGCTGGCCAACATGCTGGGCTGTACTTTCTATGAAGTATCTGTCAGTGAAAACTATAACAATGTCTTCAATGCCTTCCATCTCCTCTGTAAAGAAGTCAGTAAACAGCAAACAACCAGCACCCCCGAGAGAAGGAGAACCTCTCTCATTCCACGGCCAAAATCGCCTAACATGCAGGATCTGAAGAGAAGGTTTAAGCAAGCTTTGTCTGCCAAAGTGAGGACTGTCACTTCTGTCTGA